A DNA window from Acidobacteriota bacterium contains the following coding sequences:
- a CDS encoding sulfate ABC transporter permease subunit has product MNSLHRRGTIDKEATQTKSSAPPPRSQRLGGEGASGNNALGFARARIIEVALIAIVVLYAAGLLVAPLVAIISGAFGEGAGAFWRELTSVDALSSLKLTLMMAVGATVINTLFGLCIAWVLVRDQFWGRRILNGLVDMPFAVSPVVAGFMLILLFGRTGWLTPLTDALGIKVVFALPGILLATIFISLPFVIREVAPVLSQVSLDQEDAALTIGASRLQTFWHVTVPAIRWGLLYGVSLTFARAVGEIGAVLVVSGGVSRLTETSTLFIYRSLDDRNYVGANAMAVLLAAISFVILMGIEFLKKRTEHTRIL; this is encoded by the coding sequence ATGAACAGCCTTCACCGCAGAGGCACAATAGACAAAGAGGCTACGCAGACGAAAAGCTCGGCGCCGCCTCCGCGTTCTCAGCGGCTTGGCGGTGAAGGGGCTTCCGGCAATAACGCTCTCGGTTTCGCGCGCGCGAGGATCATCGAGGTAGCGCTGATCGCGATTGTCGTGTTGTATGCCGCGGGGTTGCTGGTAGCTCCGCTGGTGGCGATTATCTCGGGCGCTTTCGGGGAAGGTGCTGGCGCGTTTTGGCGCGAGTTGACCTCGGTCGATGCGCTCAGTTCCCTCAAGCTGACTCTGATGATGGCCGTCGGCGCGACCGTCATCAACACGTTGTTTGGACTTTGCATCGCGTGGGTATTGGTGCGCGACCAGTTCTGGGGCCGGCGGATTCTCAACGGGCTCGTTGACATGCCGTTCGCGGTCTCGCCGGTAGTAGCCGGCTTCATGTTGATACTTTTGTTTGGCAGGACCGGATGGCTTACCCCTTTAACGGACGCGCTCGGAATCAAGGTAGTCTTTGCTTTGCCCGGGATTCTGCTTGCGACGATCTTCATATCTTTGCCGTTCGTGATACGCGAAGTCGCGCCGGTCTTGAGCCAGGTCAGTCTCGATCAAGAAGACGCGGCATTAACCATCGGTGCGAGCCGGCTGCAGACCTTCTGGCATGTCACCGTGCCGGCGATACGCTGGGGATTGCTCTATGGTGTGTCGCTCACCTTTGCGCGCGCGGTCGGCGAGATCGGCGCGGTCCTGGTTGTAAGCGGCGGCGTGAGCCGCTTGACCGAAACGTCCACTCTTTTCATCTACCGATCGCTTGATGACCGCAACTACGTCGGCGCGAACGCAATGGCGGTGCTGCTGGCGGCGATATCGTTCGTCATCTTGATGGGGATCGAGTTTCTCAAGAAGCGAACCGAACATACACGCATCCTTTAA
- the cysT gene encoding sulfate ABC transporter permease subunit CysT — MSSAQANLNTPRPAASARALLPWGKWGLRATAFVYLGFMVVLPLTAIVQNGFAGGLTAFWGDVTNATAFAALKLTLMTAAIITIINSVMGTLTAYVLVRFPFPGKGLLNAIIDMPFAIPTLVTGVMLVALYGPQRTVGAWLNAHGIQVIFATPGIVLALLVITYPFVIRAVQPVLMELEKGQEEAAYTLGASKWTTFLRVVLPTIAPSIITGSLLCFARALGEFGSVVVVAGNIPGVTLTAPVYVFGQIESQNQRGASAMSILLLVLSFTLIVTVEWLQGRNKESHVSG, encoded by the coding sequence ATGAGTAGCGCGCAAGCAAATCTCAATACTCCCAGGCCGGCCGCTTCGGCTCGCGCTCTATTGCCCTGGGGAAAGTGGGGGCTGAGGGCCACAGCTTTTGTCTATCTCGGCTTCATGGTAGTGCTGCCTCTGACTGCGATCGTTCAGAACGGGTTCGCCGGCGGGCTTACAGCGTTTTGGGGCGACGTGACAAACGCCACGGCTTTTGCCGCGCTAAAATTGACGCTGATGACTGCAGCTATCATCACGATCATCAACTCGGTGATGGGCACGCTCACCGCTTACGTGCTGGTTCGGTTTCCGTTTCCCGGAAAAGGCCTGCTCAACGCAATCATCGACATGCCGTTTGCGATTCCAACTCTAGTGACCGGAGTGATGCTGGTCGCGCTTTACGGCCCGCAGCGCACGGTCGGTGCGTGGCTCAATGCGCACGGCATTCAGGTCATCTTCGCGACCCCCGGAATAGTGCTCGCGCTACTGGTCATCACTTATCCGTTTGTCATTCGCGCCGTGCAACCCGTGTTGATGGAGTTGGAAAAAGGACAAGAAGAAGCAGCCTACACGCTCGGCGCGTCAAAGTGGACGACGTTCCTGCGGGTGGTGTTACCGACGATTGCACCGTCCATCATCACAGGGTCATTGTTGTGCTTCGCGCGAGCGCTCGGCGAGTTTGGCTCGGTCGTCGTAGTCGCGGGGAATATTCCCGGAGTCACGCTCACCGCGCCGGTGTACGTGTTCGGGCAAATCGAGTCGCAGAACCAGCGCGGAGCCAGCGCGATGTCAATCCTTCTGCTGGTGCTCTCATTCACTTTGATTGTGACTGTCGAGTGGCTTCAGGGCCGCAACAAGGAAAGTCATGTCTCGGGTTGA
- a CDS encoding DUF1801 domain-containing protein: MKSQPKAAGKAASKLISERIAELGDWRGDTLARMRALIREADPDVVEEWKWMGTPIWSHDGGICTGESYKSIVKLTFFKGASLKDPAKLFNSSLDGNARRAIDIHEGEEIDANAFKALIRAAVALNTSGGKK, from the coding sequence ATGAAGAGTCAACCAAAGGCAGCAGGCAAGGCGGCCTCCAAACTAATCAGCGAAAGGATTGCCGAGTTGGGGGACTGGAGAGGCGATACACTAGCAAGGATGCGCGCCCTCATCAGGGAGGCCGACCCTGATGTTGTGGAAGAGTGGAAGTGGATGGGGACCCCGATATGGTCCCATGACGGGGGCATCTGCACGGGAGAGTCGTACAAGTCGATAGTGAAGCTGACCTTCTTTAAGGGCGCTTCCTTGAAAGATCCTGCCAAGCTCTTCAACTCGAGCCTTGACGGGAACGCAAGGCGCGCCATCGACATTCACGAGGGTGAGGAGATTGACGCGAATGCGTTCAAGGCGCTCATCCGCGCGGCCGTCGCTCTCAATACTTCTGGCGGAAAGAAATGA
- a CDS encoding porin, giving the protein MNFDRKPSLFHLLLAIFALLVPLASAQAQANKSEAPAVSNQKPEQQSDTSGASEMEQLKSQVKQLQALIEQQQRALATIQKRLDETDGKARAAAAVSSTGLDGTVGVSADLRTASLQAGQAPKDAPAASQAKAQDKPAVVAGWDRNHAFLRSADSSFETYIGGYAQLDGRAYQSGDHPPNTFLIRRARLAAEGKVARYFDFKLEGDFADTSGTLLRDFYVNIHRIDEFQLRFGQFRVPISQEEIRTDSFQDFVERSMVNNLVPSRSPGLMAWGTLNWTKDEIIQTGEFEYYIGAFNGKGLLANNNNGTPETAIRLRFAPWRNGKGFISKGFIFGGAFTQGRSLGGTSVRGQTESRSFSFFTPDTINGKYIRANGEMTWLLGPAVIRAEYDQTNQRRDNLGVAGRNLPGVVAKGYTAQFTYMLTGEDKPEAGTLTPKHNLFSDGKGLHRFGAWELKFRYANLQIADSTAKSNRAESFYFGPNWYMNRYVRYMLDIGFERFKDPARSPKPGDRNFFVVLSRVQVAF; this is encoded by the coding sequence ATGAACTTCGATAGAAAGCCATCCCTCTTTCATCTGCTCCTCGCGATCTTCGCGCTGCTTGTCCCGCTGGCTTCAGCGCAGGCGCAAGCGAACAAGTCAGAAGCGCCGGCAGTTTCGAATCAAAAGCCGGAACAGCAAAGCGACACGAGCGGGGCGTCAGAAATGGAGCAGTTGAAATCACAAGTGAAACAGCTTCAAGCGCTCATTGAACAGCAGCAGCGCGCGCTGGCGACTATTCAAAAGCGCCTCGACGAAACGGACGGTAAAGCGCGAGCGGCAGCGGCGGTGTCCTCAACGGGACTCGATGGAACTGTCGGCGTATCCGCGGACCTTCGCACCGCATCGCTCCAAGCCGGCCAGGCGCCCAAGGATGCGCCTGCCGCGAGCCAGGCGAAGGCTCAAGATAAGCCGGCAGTCGTTGCAGGGTGGGATAGGAATCATGCCTTTCTGCGCAGCGCTGACAGCAGCTTCGAGACTTATATTGGAGGATACGCGCAACTCGATGGCCGCGCTTATCAATCGGGCGATCATCCTCCTAACACTTTTCTGATCCGGCGCGCCCGATTAGCGGCGGAAGGCAAAGTAGCGCGCTACTTCGATTTCAAACTCGAAGGCGACTTCGCCGACACGAGCGGCACTTTGCTGCGAGACTTCTATGTGAACATTCATCGCATCGATGAGTTTCAACTTCGCTTCGGGCAATTCCGGGTGCCCATCAGCCAGGAGGAGATTAGAACCGACAGCTTTCAGGATTTCGTCGAGCGTTCGATGGTGAATAACCTCGTGCCAAGTCGTAGTCCCGGCTTGATGGCTTGGGGTACTCTAAACTGGACGAAAGACGAGATCATCCAAACTGGGGAGTTCGAGTACTATATCGGCGCCTTCAACGGCAAAGGGCTGCTCGCGAATAATAACAACGGAACTCCCGAAACCGCGATTCGTTTGCGATTCGCTCCCTGGAGAAACGGGAAGGGTTTCATCAGCAAAGGATTCATCTTTGGCGGCGCGTTTACTCAAGGTCGCAGCCTGGGAGGCACAAGTGTGCGAGGGCAAACCGAAAGCCGGAGCTTCAGCTTCTTCACTCCCGATACGATCAATGGAAAATACATTCGGGCAAACGGCGAGATGACCTGGCTGCTCGGACCCGCAGTTATCCGCGCCGAGTATGATCAAACGAATCAGCGCCGTGACAACCTCGGCGTCGCCGGCCGAAACCTTCCGGGCGTCGTCGCTAAAGGGTATACGGCGCAGTTCACTTACATGCTGACCGGCGAAGATAAACCCGAAGCCGGAACGCTTACGCCAAAGCATAACCTGTTCAGCGACGGAAAAGGCTTGCACCGTTTTGGCGCGTGGGAGTTGAAGTTCCGATATGCCAACCTTCAGATCGCTGACAGCACGGCGAAGTCGAATCGCGCAGAGTCGTTTTACTTCGGCCCGAACTGGTATATGAACCGCTACGTGCGATACATGCTCGACATCGGTTTTGAGCGATTCAAAGATCCGGCGCGCTCGCCCAAACCCGGCGATAGAAACTTTTTCGTCGTTCTCAGCCGCGTTCAAGTGGCGTTTTGA
- a CDS encoding ATP-binding cassette domain-containing protein, whose product MSIVLEEISKRYGNQWVVDNVSLEVADKELFVLLGSSGSGKSTVLRMIAGLNQPTSGRILLHGTDVTHLPPQKRGAGFVFQNYSIFRHMTVAENIEFGLRIRKTPREERTRRREQLLELVGLAGMGGRYAHQLSGGQQQRVALARALVYEPNVLLLDEPFGALDVKIRSQLRRSLKEIQQRLGVATILVTHDQEEAFELADRIGVLERGRLLEVGASEALYARPRSLFAATFLGAGTVLVGRAEQGQARFGSLTLPIPVESPHDEGARVQLLFRPEQVVLDSDVSPPEAPVVGKGTIIEESFAGPLRRVRVRLPRPAGTRQLAPPPPFGEECLLIDATLPSEVQVNGKEVWVGVRAWTILDQPDAHLLACDPGEGSTAPLAITRLLAERLRGSITVLAVAEDPDKAEALRAKLTERVKAESLAEAALRVRFGNAAEQIAAEQAASLYEMLVMTARARSRPSRIPVLEARAMARQLGETLMTVLRHADIPVLIAKGERTRLDRVLICTAAGEPGKSDVRVGGRLARRVGAKVTLLYVARESGEVTPLARSHLDRAAATLKAIDVECEVRIRSAATPIAGILAEAAAGDHDLIVIGAHGPGSRSRFKLNDVMLQVVATVQRHVLVVPPDRV is encoded by the coding sequence ATGTCAATTGTTCTTGAAGAAATATCGAAGCGCTACGGTAATCAGTGGGTGGTCGACAACGTCTCGCTGGAAGTGGCGGATAAGGAGTTGTTCGTGCTGCTCGGGTCGAGCGGGAGCGGCAAGAGCACGGTGTTGCGAATGATCGCAGGCTTGAACCAGCCCACCAGCGGAAGGATATTGCTGCACGGAACGGATGTAACTCATTTGCCGCCGCAGAAGCGGGGCGCCGGATTCGTCTTTCAAAACTACTCGATCTTCCGTCACATGACCGTTGCAGAGAACATCGAGTTTGGACTGCGAATCCGAAAGACGCCAAGGGAGGAGCGCACTCGGCGTCGAGAGCAGTTGCTGGAGCTGGTTGGGCTCGCAGGAATGGGCGGCCGCTATGCGCATCAGCTCTCGGGGGGCCAACAACAGCGCGTCGCGCTTGCCCGCGCGCTGGTTTATGAACCGAATGTGCTGTTGCTGGACGAACCGTTCGGCGCGTTGGACGTCAAGATTCGTTCGCAGCTAAGACGCAGCCTGAAGGAGATTCAACAGCGGCTCGGCGTGGCAACCATTCTCGTCACCCACGACCAGGAAGAAGCATTCGAGCTGGCCGACCGCATCGGAGTGCTCGAACGCGGCCGGCTGCTCGAGGTCGGCGCGAGCGAAGCTTTATATGCGCGTCCACGGTCTTTGTTCGCGGCCACGTTCCTCGGCGCAGGAACGGTGCTGGTCGGTCGAGCTGAACAGGGACAAGCGCGATTCGGCTCTCTCACCCTGCCTATACCTGTCGAGAGCCCACACGACGAAGGCGCGCGCGTGCAGTTGCTTTTCCGCCCGGAGCAGGTGGTCCTCGACTCGGATGTTTCGCCTCCAGAGGCGCCCGTGGTAGGGAAAGGGACGATCATCGAAGAAAGTTTTGCCGGACCGTTGCGCCGCGTGCGAGTGAGATTGCCCAGGCCCGCCGGAACGCGGCAGCTTGCTCCACCGCCGCCGTTCGGCGAAGAGTGTTTGCTGATCGATGCGACCTTGCCATCCGAGGTTCAGGTCAACGGAAAGGAAGTGTGGGTTGGCGTGCGGGCGTGGACGATTCTGGATCAACCCGACGCGCACTTGCTCGCGTGCGATCCGGGTGAAGGCTCGACGGCGCCGCTTGCGATCACCCGCTTGCTCGCCGAGCGATTGCGAGGTTCGATAACGGTATTGGCCGTAGCGGAGGACCCGGACAAAGCCGAGGCCTTGCGAGCGAAGCTCACCGAGCGGGTGAAAGCCGAGTCATTGGCTGAAGCCGCGCTGCGCGTCCGCTTCGGGAATGCAGCGGAACAGATCGCTGCCGAGCAAGCTGCATCGCTTTACGAAATGTTGGTGATGACGGCTCGCGCGCGGTCGCGGCCTTCGCGAATCCCTGTGCTCGAAGCCAGAGCGATGGCGCGGCAGCTAGGTGAAACCTTGATGACCGTGCTGCGGCACGCGGATATTCCAGTGCTCATCGCGAAGGGAGAGCGGACCCGTCTCGATCGCGTATTGATTTGCACGGCGGCAGGCGAGCCCGGCAAGAGCGATGTCCGTGTGGGCGGACGATTGGCGCGACGCGTGGGAGCAAAGGTCACGTTGCTGTACGTAGCAAGGGAATCGGGGGAAGTGACTCCGCTCGCGCGCAGTCACCTGGATCGCGCGGCGGCGACGCTAAAGGCAATCGATGTTGAATGCGAAGTGCGAATCAGGAGCGCGGCGACTCCCATTGCCGGAATACTGGCCGAGGCCGCGGCGGGAGATCATGATCTGATAGTCATCGGCGCTCATGGCCCGGGCTCTCGAAGTCGTTTCAAACTCAACGACGTGATGCTTCAAGTGGTGGCGACGGTACAACGCCACGTACTCGTTGTCCCGCCCGACAGGGTTTGA
- the nth gene encoding endonuclease III, translating into MASKQEKEHARKIISRLKKAYPDAKCSLNHSNPLELLIATILSAQCTDLRVNIVTADLFRKYRSCADYLKVPTSELQDDVRTTGFFRNKTKSIQGVCRVLSEKGDRVPETIEELLELPGVARKTANVVLGNAFGIASGIVVDTHVSRLSQRLGLTTNKQPEKIERDLVEIVPKKDWIDFSHLLIYHGRQICKARKPLCEKCVLEKYCPSSRLKTGKEPA; encoded by the coding sequence TTGGCGAGCAAGCAAGAGAAAGAGCACGCACGCAAGATCATCTCGCGTCTCAAGAAGGCATATCCCGACGCGAAGTGCAGCTTGAACCACAGCAATCCGCTCGAGCTGTTGATCGCAACGATACTCTCGGCTCAATGCACCGATCTGCGCGTCAACATCGTCACCGCCGATCTGTTCAGGAAGTACCGCTCGTGTGCCGACTACTTGAAGGTTCCCACCAGCGAGCTTCAGGACGACGTTCGCACCACCGGGTTCTTTCGCAACAAGACGAAATCGATTCAGGGCGTTTGCAGGGTCCTGAGCGAGAAGGGCGACCGGGTCCCCGAAACGATTGAAGAACTCCTGGAGCTTCCGGGTGTGGCTCGCAAGACGGCGAACGTGGTGCTCGGGAACGCATTCGGAATCGCGAGCGGCATCGTTGTCGACACTCACGTATCGCGGTTGTCACAGCGGCTCGGCCTCACCACAAATAAGCAGCCTGAGAAGATCGAGCGCGACCTTGTGGAGATTGTCCCAAAGAAAGACTGGATTGATTTCTCGCACCTGCTGATCTATCACGGGCGGCAAATATGCAAAGCCCGCAAGCCCCTGTGCGAGAAATGCGTTTTAGAAAAGTACTGCCCTTCCTCTCGGCTGAAGACCGGCAAAGAGCCTGCTTGA
- a CDS encoding DUF3303 family protein, translating to MKYMISWFERPQGSPAEYENAQKRILEVFGQWKAPAGFKIELFVVRVGEWGGHVLVDCDDPLAVHKFCSTYPAFEFQARPVIAVEDAVRVELEAIAWRDGLKRS from the coding sequence ATGAAGTACATGATCAGCTGGTTCGAACGCCCGCAAGGTTCGCCTGCGGAGTACGAGAATGCCCAGAAGCGGATACTCGAGGTGTTCGGTCAATGGAAGGCGCCCGCCGGATTCAAGATCGAGCTGTTCGTAGTGCGAGTGGGCGAGTGGGGTGGGCACGTGTTAGTGGACTGCGACGATCCGTTGGCCGTTCACAAGTTCTGCTCGACGTACCCGGCTTTCGAATTCCAGGCGCGCCCCGTGATTGCCGTCGAAGACGCAGTCCGGGTCGAACTCGAAGCCATCGCCTGGCGCGACGGGCTGAAGCGCAGCTGA
- a CDS encoding BrnT family toxin, producing the protein MRFEWDERKRQSNLEKHGVDFADLDPIFAGDTVTVLDDRFDYGEHRFVTFALLQGVVLAIAHTETDEVIRYISA; encoded by the coding sequence GTGCGATTCGAATGGGACGAGAGGAAGCGGCAGTCGAACCTTGAAAAGCACGGCGTCGACTTCGCTGACCTCGATCCTATTTTTGCGGGTGACACGGTGACGGTTTTGGATGACCGCTTTGACTACGGCGAGCATCGCTTCGTTACGTTTGCGTTGCTCCAAGGCGTCGTCCTGGCCATCGCCCACACTGAAACTGACGAGGTGATCCGATATATCTCGGCATGA
- the panC gene encoding pantoate--beta-alanine ligase: MPAGSLSGIQIIDRTGITPDASIGSQVLMEIINRIPRMVSTSRELRSKGTRIGLVPTRGALHEGHLSLMSRARELCEAVIVSICLDPRSDEGSDEGSEEPRVDLARDAELAFTRGVDLIFAAAAEDMFAQGFSTFVTVEGLSEKLEGARLPGHFREATTVVNKLLNIVHPHFAFFGRKDAQQVVIVKRMVRELAMDVEIVVCPTVREEDGLALSPMNVNLSTEERKAAIVLRRALERCQSLCNGGERDAARLVASMRSMIEAEPLARIDYVGITDTERLDPVDTISAVSPTLVSLAGYIGATRLTDNIVLNGEL, translated from the coding sequence TTGCCAGCAGGATCACTCAGCGGCATCCAGATCATCGATCGCACAGGTATTACTCCCGACGCGTCAATCGGCTCACAAGTTCTTATGGAAATAATAAATCGGATTCCCAGAATGGTGTCCACCAGTCGCGAGCTGCGAAGCAAAGGAACGCGCATCGGCCTCGTGCCTACCAGAGGCGCGCTTCACGAAGGGCATCTATCGCTTATGAGCCGGGCGCGAGAGTTGTGTGAAGCGGTGATTGTTTCGATCTGTCTTGACCCCCGATCTGATGAAGGCTCGGATGAAGGCTCGGAGGAACCCCGTGTGGATCTCGCCCGCGATGCTGAGTTGGCCTTTACTCGCGGAGTCGATCTTATCTTCGCGGCTGCCGCGGAGGACATGTTTGCGCAAGGCTTTTCAACTTTCGTGACAGTCGAAGGGCTGAGTGAAAAGCTCGAGGGGGCACGCCTGCCCGGTCATTTTCGCGAGGCCACGACTGTGGTGAACAAGCTGCTCAACATCGTCCACCCTCATTTCGCATTCTTTGGACGCAAAGACGCCCAACAGGTCGTCATCGTGAAGCGAATGGTCCGAGAGCTTGCAATGGATGTTGAGATAGTTGTTTGCCCTACGGTGAGGGAAGAGGACGGGCTAGCGCTGTCACCGATGAACGTTAATCTGTCTACCGAAGAACGAAAGGCCGCGATCGTGCTGCGCCGTGCGCTGGAGCGCTGCCAATCACTTTGCAATGGAGGCGAGCGGGATGCTGCGCGACTGGTTGCTTCAATGCGGTCGATGATCGAAGCTGAGCCGCTCGCTCGCATCGACTACGTTGGGATCACGGATACTGAACGACTGGATCCAGTGGATACGATTTCTGCCGTCTCTCCCACGCTGGTGTCGCTGGCCGGGTACATCGGCGCGACGCGGCTGACTGACAACATCGTGTTGAATGGCGAGCTGTAG
- a CDS encoding BrnA antitoxin family protein: MRKKATTKKLGSDFKRLSAMTDDEIDTRDIPQVTPEQFARAIVRRGLESVPPKAQLTIRVDLEVLDWFRKQGRGYQTRINALLRAYMEAHKKDVA; this comes from the coding sequence ATGAGGAAGAAGGCTACTACAAAGAAATTGGGCAGTGATTTCAAGCGGTTGTCAGCCATGACTGATGACGAGATCGATACTCGCGACATTCCGCAGGTAACGCCGGAACAGTTCGCACGAGCGATTGTGCGACGCGGTCTTGAGTCGGTTCCACCCAAGGCGCAGTTGACAATACGGGTCGATCTCGAAGTGCTGGATTGGTTCCGCAAGCAGGGGCGAGGCTACCAGACTCGGATCAATGCGCTATTGCGAGCGTACATGGAAGCTCACAAGAAAGACGTGGCCTAA
- a CDS encoding Fe-S cluster assembly protein HesB, with protein sequence MKLSIPIPLTFNFKRTAISHGWYDLPPFELDKSNWTLSRVIDLGKARPLTVAISEGRRAVKVNLGRSVGLRAIEKITRDVRHMLRLDDDMTRFYDAVARDPDFSWIANSGAGRMLRAPTVFEDLVKMICTTNCSWALTDKMINGLVAALGRESNDGRRAFPTPEAMASATEAFYREEVRAGYRAPYLKELAERVVGGDIDAESWLTSELATAELKREIKRVKGVGDYAAENILKLVGRYDGLALDSWVRGKFARIRNGARKTSDQKIERYYSRFDEWRGLALWCDMTRDWLEDDERPLKW encoded by the coding sequence ATGAAACTCTCGATCCCCATTCCTCTCACCTTCAACTTCAAACGCACCGCGATCAGTCACGGCTGGTATGACCTGCCGCCCTTCGAGCTAGACAAGAGCAACTGGACGCTCTCAAGAGTCATCGATCTCGGCAAAGCCCGGCCCCTCACCGTCGCAATCTCCGAAGGCCGTCGAGCCGTCAAGGTCAACCTCGGGCGCAGCGTTGGACTGCGCGCGATTGAAAAGATCACTCGCGACGTGAGGCACATGCTCAGGCTCGACGACGATATGACGCGCTTCTACGACGCGGTAGCACGCGATCCTGATTTTTCGTGGATCGCAAACTCCGGCGCCGGGCGAATGCTTAGAGCGCCTACCGTGTTTGAAGACCTGGTGAAGATGATCTGTACGACCAACTGTTCCTGGGCGCTCACCGACAAGATGATCAATGGACTTGTCGCCGCGCTGGGTCGCGAGTCAAACGACGGCCGCCGCGCGTTTCCAACGCCGGAAGCGATGGCTTCGGCGACTGAAGCGTTCTACCGCGAAGAAGTTCGAGCGGGCTATCGAGCGCCTTACTTGAAGGAACTTGCCGAGCGCGTGGTGGGCGGAGACATAGACGCTGAGAGTTGGCTGACAAGCGAGCTGGCCACGGCCGAGCTGAAGCGCGAGATAAAGCGCGTCAAAGGCGTAGGCGATTATGCCGCGGAGAACATCTTGAAACTTGTGGGCCGTTACGACGGTCTCGCGCTCGATTCATGGGTTCGAGGCAAGTTCGCTCGCATTCGCAACGGCGCGCGCAAAACTTCAGACCAAAAGATCGAGCGATACTACTCGCGATTCGATGAATGGCGCGGGCTGGCCCTGTGGTGTGATATGACTCGCGACTGGTTGGAAGACGACGAGCGTCCGCTGAAGTGGTGA